The following proteins are encoded in a genomic region of Catellatospora sp. TT07R-123:
- a CDS encoding LysR family transcriptional regulator, with protein MELRQLRYFVAVAEELNFGRAAARLRIAGPSLSQQIKALERDLGVRLFERDRRTVTLTPCGQTLLGRTRALLDQADELRRTAAGLAADESVRLGYVNWLPGDLAARVSGIAQLHVDTWVMPSHAQARRVADGSIDLAVCWVQLADLAELGLDGRVIGADRLYAVAPGADMSPVAAADTVVLVDADTASWSSWNRYAERFAADTGATLVRVDDGGVTGPGFFDRVRRLRRPVVNSPKGQTVPVPSDLARRQVVAPEPCWTWSLVWRRDEARIAVRAVAEALTRDVGPLGLDGADVWLPKDDPFR; from the coding sequence GTGGAGCTGCGCCAGCTGCGGTACTTCGTCGCCGTGGCCGAGGAGCTGAACTTCGGCCGGGCCGCCGCCCGGTTGCGCATCGCGGGCCCCTCCCTCTCGCAGCAGATCAAGGCCCTGGAACGGGACCTGGGGGTACGCCTGTTCGAGCGCGACCGCCGGACCGTGACCCTGACCCCGTGCGGCCAGACCCTGCTCGGCCGGACCCGGGCGCTGCTGGACCAGGCCGACGAGCTGCGCCGCACCGCCGCCGGGCTGGCCGCCGACGAGTCGGTCCGGCTCGGCTACGTCAACTGGCTGCCCGGCGACCTGGCCGCGCGGGTGTCGGGCATCGCGCAGCTGCACGTGGACACGTGGGTGATGCCCTCGCACGCGCAGGCGCGCCGGGTGGCCGACGGCAGCATCGACCTGGCCGTGTGCTGGGTGCAGCTCGCCGACCTGGCCGAGCTGGGCCTGGACGGGCGGGTGATCGGCGCCGACCGGCTGTACGCGGTCGCCCCCGGCGCCGACATGTCCCCCGTCGCGGCCGCCGACACCGTCGTGCTGGTGGACGCCGACACGGCGAGCTGGTCGTCGTGGAACCGATATGCCGAGCGGTTCGCCGCCGACACCGGCGCCACCCTGGTCCGCGTCGACGACGGCGGCGTCACCGGGCCCGGCTTCTTCGACCGCGTCCGCCGGCTGCGGCGGCCGGTGGTGAACTCGCCGAAGGGGCAGACGGTCCCGGTGCCCTCCGACCTGGCCCGGCGGCAGGTGGTGGCGCCGGAGCCGTGCTGGACCTGGTCGCTGGTGTGGCGGCGCGACGAGGCCCGCATCGCGGTGCGGGCGGTGGCCGAGGCGCTGACCCGCGACGTCGGCCCGCTCGGGCTGGACGGCGCCGACGTCTGGCTCCCTAAGGACGACCCGTTCCGCTGA
- a CDS encoding muconolactone Delta-isomerase family protein: MEFLVDMVTTVPPGTTDGEIADMRAREAVRAAELAAQGHLVRLWRPPLAPGEWRSWALFQADDADQLETALASMPLRVWRHDTVTPLTPHPSDPGSAGRLSGTGRP, translated from the coding sequence GTGGAGTTCCTCGTCGACATGGTGACCACCGTCCCGCCCGGCACGACCGACGGCGAGATCGCCGACATGCGCGCCCGGGAGGCGGTCCGGGCCGCCGAACTGGCCGCCCAGGGACACCTGGTCCGCCTGTGGCGCCCGCCGCTGGCGCCGGGGGAGTGGCGCTCGTGGGCACTGTTCCAGGCCGACGACGCCGACCAGCTGGAGACGGCCCTGGCGTCGATGCCGCTGCGGGTGTGGCGGCACGACACCGTCACACCGCTGACCCCGCATCCCAGCGACCCGGGGTCGGCCGGGCGGCTCAGCGGAACGGGTCGTCCTTAG
- a CDS encoding VOC family protein: MDLKFEAVVIPVSDVDRAKAFYGEKLGWREDIDFSAPTFGEAVGFRNPGADSYRIVQFTPPGSACSIHIGKGVSAAQPGSFKGMHLVTSDIVATREDLVSRGVEAGEPFHFGPEGRIPGLEPARADYSSYLTFDDPDGNTWVVQEIVKRLPGR, from the coding sequence ATGGATCTCAAGTTCGAAGCTGTGGTCATCCCGGTCTCGGATGTGGACCGTGCGAAGGCCTTCTACGGCGAGAAGCTCGGCTGGCGGGAGGACATCGACTTCTCCGCCCCGACGTTCGGCGAGGCCGTCGGCTTCCGCAACCCGGGCGCCGACAGCTACCGCATCGTGCAGTTCACGCCGCCGGGATCGGCCTGCTCGATCCACATCGGCAAGGGTGTCAGCGCGGCCCAGCCCGGCTCGTTCAAGGGCATGCACCTGGTCACCTCGGACATCGTGGCCACGCGCGAGGACCTGGTCTCGCGCGGTGTCGAAGCCGGCGAGCCGTTCCACTTCGGACCCGAGGGCAGGATCCCCGGTCTGGAACCGGCGCGCGCCGACTACAGCAGCTACCTGACCTTCGACGACCCCGACGGCAACACCTGGGTCGTACAGGAGATCGTCAAGCGCCTGCCCGGCCGGTGA
- a CDS encoding TetR/AcrR family transcriptional regulator, whose product MSVTDTRVPMENARLRARRRAELLAAARTLFLARGVDAVTVEQIAEHAEVTRRTVYRYFPSRDHIALAIEAQILDRWAGLAEQAAAAAAGSGAQRLAGYLDRAEALVDAAAEEIGFTRVFDATSLGALDDSAEAQLYAQAIRRLHAPLVGILHEGAADGSLAVPEPVELTAATISNGYLALAQRVHGRGDAIAGEQGVAARGMLTAYAVLIQRGLRP is encoded by the coding sequence GTGTCCGTGACCGACACCCGTGTTCCGATGGAGAACGCCCGGCTGCGCGCCCGCCGCCGGGCGGAGCTGCTGGCCGCCGCGCGCACGCTCTTCCTGGCCCGCGGTGTGGACGCGGTCACGGTGGAGCAGATCGCCGAGCACGCCGAGGTGACCCGGCGCACCGTGTACCGGTACTTCCCGAGCCGCGACCACATCGCGCTGGCGATCGAGGCGCAGATCCTGGACCGCTGGGCCGGGCTGGCCGAGCAGGCGGCCGCGGCGGCGGCCGGCAGCGGGGCGCAGCGGCTGGCCGGGTACCTGGACCGGGCGGAGGCGCTGGTGGACGCGGCCGCCGAGGAGATCGGGTTCACCCGGGTGTTCGACGCGACCTCGCTGGGGGCGCTGGACGACTCGGCCGAGGCGCAGCTGTACGCGCAGGCCATCCGGCGGCTGCACGCGCCGCTGGTCGGCATCCTGCACGAGGGCGCGGCCGACGGGTCGCTGGCGGTGCCGGAACCGGTCGAGCTGACCGCCGCGACCATCTCCAACGGGTACCTGGCCCTGGCCCAGCGGGTGCACGGGCGGGGTGACGCGATCGCGGGGGAGCAGGGGGTCGCGGCGCGGGGCATGCTGACCGCGTACGCGGTGCTGATCCAGCGCGGTCTGCGACCCTGA
- a CDS encoding glycoside hydrolase family 2 TIM barrel-domain containing protein: MSAWRDALRRDVEDPATVGRGKLPARAEADWADAARWTASLDGRWRFHWSPRRDQVPEGFTAPGYDDGGWDTIAVPGVWELQGHGTPYYLAFGFPPSLGVRGRRLGTVDPADSPTGAHRTWFQVPPEWTGRRVVLRFGAVKSAMHVWVNGTEAGYSEGSMTPAEFDVSHLVRPGANLLAVLVHRYSTGSFLEGQDMWALSGITRGVSVTAEPAYAPWDVAVAADRDPATGDGALDLTVTGGSGRCRVLLTDRRTGTTAELGTGELAGPRTVLSFRVAAAAAWSAETPDLYDLAVEVAHGGGTWRSTRAVGFRRVEIVGSELRVNGRPVVFHGVNRHDFHPRRIWDVPSEVRRQDFTMMKRANVNAVRMSHYPNPVEVYRLCDELGLYVVDEAEIESHGVRRRGLPGDDPRWHASVADRVERMVRRSGGHPCVVMWSLGNEAGDGTAFDVARRTVLAPDRTRPVHYEGDTDLRNSDVLSMMYPTPDDERVLGEGRDLRVTLLQRALNAVAADHKAFRADQYAGRPIVACEYAHSMQNSLGNLAEHVDNFHRYPNWAGGFIWDWVDQTIDVDLPDGRVRRAYGGDFGDRPHDRYFCANGLVAADRTPHPALAEVARVYQHVVFEQADGGVRLRNRYAFADLSGFALRWRADRHGEPLAEGEVGEVRTAAGTDRLVPLPDLPEGATTLTVSLVHRAATAWAPAGFEQAWAQFPLGTAAPAPLPLDRADGSAWRLTRTAGLVTFTDGDRSLTLDPRTAAITGLRAGGRELLVEPLRLNLWRAETDNDRGWANFKPALAPLIPARRWLRAMGRVRGRATAVRADSPEATVRLSVPGLRGTLTVAAGGPDVLLTLDVVPRRALVRLGWLGTFAPELTQVDWYGRGPHENHRDRSTGARLGRWSAPVAELPHAYARPQENGNRAGLDWLLLHGAGGAVGFARVAGEPFEASVRPYPQEALAAAEHADELPVTGAPTVSLDVAQRGVGGDQPGELALREYARLPKGRRYRLTVALRWRQAP, translated from the coding sequence GTGAGCGCCTGGCGGGACGCGCTGCGCCGCGACGTGGAGGACCCGGCGACGGTCGGGCGCGGCAAGCTGCCCGCCCGTGCCGAGGCCGACTGGGCCGACGCGGCGCGCTGGACGGCGAGCCTCGACGGGCGCTGGCGGTTCCACTGGTCGCCGCGCCGCGACCAGGTCCCCGAGGGGTTCACCGCGCCGGGGTACGACGACGGCGGCTGGGACACGATCGCGGTGCCCGGCGTGTGGGAGTTGCAGGGCCACGGCACGCCGTACTACCTGGCGTTCGGGTTCCCGCCGTCGCTGGGCGTACGGGGGCGGCGGCTGGGCACCGTCGATCCGGCCGACAGCCCCACCGGCGCGCACCGGACCTGGTTCCAGGTGCCGCCGGAGTGGACCGGCCGGCGCGTCGTCCTGCGCTTCGGCGCGGTGAAGTCCGCGATGCACGTGTGGGTCAACGGAACCGAGGCCGGCTACAGCGAGGGGTCGATGACCCCGGCCGAGTTCGACGTCAGCCACCTGGTGCGCCCCGGCGCCAACCTGCTCGCGGTGCTGGTGCACCGCTACAGCACCGGGTCGTTCCTGGAGGGCCAGGACATGTGGGCGCTCAGCGGGATCACGCGCGGGGTCAGCGTGACCGCCGAACCCGCGTACGCCCCCTGGGACGTCGCCGTCGCGGCCGACCGCGATCCGGCCACCGGCGACGGCGCCCTCGACCTGACCGTCACCGGCGGCAGCGGGCGCTGCCGGGTGCTGCTGACCGACCGCCGCACCGGCACCACCGCCGAGCTGGGCACGGGCGAGCTCGCCGGGCCGCGGACGGTGCTGAGCTTCCGGGTCGCCGCCGCGGCCGCGTGGAGCGCGGAGACCCCGGACCTGTACGACCTGGCCGTCGAGGTCGCCCACGGCGGCGGCACGTGGCGCAGCACCCGCGCCGTCGGGTTCCGGCGGGTCGAGATCGTCGGCTCCGAGCTGCGCGTCAACGGGCGGCCGGTGGTGTTCCACGGCGTCAACCGGCACGACTTCCATCCGCGCCGGATCTGGGACGTGCCGTCGGAGGTGCGCCGCCAGGACTTCACCATGATGAAGCGCGCCAACGTCAACGCGGTGCGGATGTCGCACTACCCGAACCCGGTCGAGGTCTACCGGCTCTGCGACGAGCTGGGGCTGTACGTCGTGGACGAGGCGGAGATCGAGTCGCACGGGGTGCGCCGCCGGGGCCTGCCCGGCGACGATCCGCGCTGGCACGCCTCGGTCGCCGACCGGGTCGAGCGGATGGTGCGGCGCAGCGGCGGCCACCCCTGCGTGGTGATGTGGTCGCTGGGCAACGAGGCGGGCGACGGCACCGCGTTCGACGTGGCCCGGCGCACCGTGCTGGCGCCGGACCGGACCCGGCCGGTGCACTACGAGGGCGACACCGACCTGCGCAACAGCGACGTCCTGTCGATGATGTACCCGACCCCCGACGACGAGCGGGTGCTGGGCGAGGGCCGCGACCTGCGGGTCACCCTGCTCCAGCGGGCGCTGAACGCCGTCGCCGCCGACCACAAGGCGTTCCGCGCGGACCAGTACGCCGGGCGCCCGATCGTGGCCTGCGAGTACGCGCACTCGATGCAGAACAGCCTGGGCAACCTGGCCGAGCACGTCGACAACTTCCACCGCTACCCGAACTGGGCGGGCGGGTTCATCTGGGACTGGGTGGACCAGACCATCGACGTGGACCTGCCCGACGGGCGGGTGCGCCGGGCGTACGGCGGCGACTTCGGCGACCGGCCGCACGACCGCTACTTCTGCGCCAACGGGCTGGTGGCCGCCGACCGCACCCCGCATCCGGCGCTGGCCGAGGTGGCACGGGTCTACCAGCACGTGGTGTTCGAGCAGGCCGACGGCGGGGTGCGGCTGCGCAACCGGTACGCCTTCGCGGACCTGTCCGGGTTCGCGCTGCGCTGGCGGGCCGACCGCCACGGTGAGCCGCTGGCCGAGGGCGAGGTCGGCGAGGTGCGGACGGCCGCGGGCACCGATCGCCTGGTGCCGCTGCCGGACCTGCCCGAGGGCGCGACGACGCTGACCGTCAGCCTGGTCCACCGGGCCGCGACGGCCTGGGCACCGGCCGGGTTCGAGCAGGCCTGGGCGCAGTTCCCGCTCGGTACGGCCGCCCCGGCGCCGCTGCCGCTGGACCGGGCCGACGGCTCGGCCTGGCGGCTGACCCGGACCGCCGGGCTGGTCACGTTCACCGACGGCGACCGGAGCCTGACCCTGGACCCGCGCACCGCCGCGATCACCGGGTTGCGGGCCGGCGGCCGGGAGCTGCTGGTGGAGCCGCTGCGGCTGAACCTGTGGCGGGCCGAGACCGACAACGACCGGGGCTGGGCCAACTTCAAACCGGCGCTGGCCCCGCTGATCCCGGCCCGGCGCTGGTTGCGGGCCATGGGCCGGGTGCGCGGCCGGGCCACGGCGGTGCGTGCCGACAGTCCCGAGGCGACCGTGCGGCTGTCCGTGCCGGGGCTGCGGGGGACGCTGACCGTCGCGGCCGGCGGGCCGGACGTGCTGCTCACCCTGGACGTGGTGCCCCGGCGGGCGCTGGTGCGGCTGGGCTGGCTGGGCACGTTCGCGCCGGAACTGACCCAGGTCGACTGGTACGGCCGGGGGCCGCACGAGAACCACCGCGACCGCAGCACCGGGGCGCGGCTGGGCCGCTGGTCGGCGCCGGTGGCCGAGCTGCCGCACGCCTACGCCCGGCCGCAGGAGAACGGCAACCGCGCCGGCCTGGACTGGCTGCTGCTGCACGGCGCCGGTGGCGCGGTCGGGTTCGCGCGGGTGGCCGGGGAGCCGTTCGAGGCGTCGGTGCGGCCGTACCCGCAGGAGGCGCTCGCGGCGGCCGAGCACGCCGACGAGCTGCCGGTGACCGGGGCGCCGACGGTGTCGCTGGACGTCGCCCAGCGCGGGGTCGGCGGGGACCAGCCGGGCGAGCTGGCGCTGCGGGAGTACGCGCGGCTGCCGAAGGGGCGGCGCTACCGGCTGACGGTGGCGCTGCGCTGGCGGCAGGCGCCGTGA
- a CDS encoding glycoside-pentoside-hexuronide (GPH):cation symporter, protein MSIGTVAAPRTSWRTKVAYGWGSLGNNIVYGFIATYLAVFYTDHYGLAPGAVAVLFFVVRTADAVLDPVMGALVDRTSTRWGRFRPYLIFVPPVLATATVVCVSGPELGTGGRLAFAYLSYLLWGMAFSAMDVPYWSMSAALSSDAQDRTAIVMVPRTLASVGYIGVNIVTLPLVGLLAGGDDRRGWQLVAVLYGAVAIGLTWLTAAFVRERPAPPAEPYGPRTMARLLAANRPLQLLLAAMLVTEAVFALRSIVPVYYLTYNFDAPGLVPAFIGVFAVATIAGSLLSPVLARRVGKRRLAVAGIVATSLTSVAAWFTGYASLTPVMAWTALGGVGFGLANITLLSMLTDTVEYGQWRTGRRTEGLVFSLNIVKTKIASALGAAVALAVLGAVGYVANQEQTRATLDGLHLLMTLAPGLAGLLAVVFLARYPLSEQRHAEIVAELREAAA, encoded by the coding sequence ATGTCGATCGGCACCGTCGCCGCACCCCGCACCAGCTGGCGCACCAAGGTCGCCTACGGCTGGGGCAGCCTGGGCAACAACATCGTGTACGGCTTCATCGCCACCTACCTGGCCGTCTTCTACACCGACCACTACGGCCTGGCCCCCGGTGCCGTCGCGGTGCTGTTCTTCGTGGTGCGCACCGCCGACGCCGTGCTCGACCCGGTCATGGGCGCCCTGGTCGACCGCACCAGCACCCGCTGGGGCCGGTTCCGGCCATACCTCATCTTCGTGCCGCCCGTGCTGGCCACCGCGACCGTCGTCTGCGTCAGCGGCCCGGAGCTGGGCACGGGTGGCAGACTGGCCTTCGCCTACCTCAGCTACCTGCTGTGGGGCATGGCGTTCAGCGCGATGGACGTGCCGTACTGGTCGATGTCGGCCGCGCTGAGCAGCGACGCCCAGGACCGCACCGCGATCGTGATGGTGCCGCGCACCCTGGCCAGCGTCGGCTACATCGGGGTCAACATCGTGACCCTGCCGCTGGTCGGGCTGCTGGCCGGGGGCGACGACCGGCGCGGCTGGCAGCTGGTGGCCGTCCTCTACGGCGCCGTGGCGATCGGCCTGACCTGGCTCACCGCCGCGTTCGTCCGCGAGCGCCCCGCGCCGCCGGCCGAGCCGTACGGCCCGCGCACCATGGCCCGGCTGCTGGCCGCCAACCGGCCGCTGCAACTGCTGCTCGCCGCGATGCTGGTCACCGAGGCGGTCTTCGCCCTGCGCAGCATCGTCCCGGTGTACTACCTGACCTACAACTTCGACGCGCCCGGCCTGGTGCCCGCGTTCATCGGCGTGTTCGCGGTGGCGACGATCGCCGGTTCGCTGCTCAGCCCGGTGCTGGCCCGGCGGGTGGGCAAGCGCCGCCTGGCGGTGGCGGGCATCGTGGCGACGTCGCTGACCTCCGTCGCGGCCTGGTTCACCGGGTACGCCTCGCTCACGCCGGTCATGGCGTGGACGGCGCTCGGGGGCGTGGGGTTCGGGCTGGCCAACATCACGCTGCTGTCGATGCTCACCGACACCGTCGAGTACGGCCAGTGGCGCACCGGCCGCCGGACCGAGGGCCTGGTCTTCTCGCTGAACATCGTCAAGACCAAGATCGCCTCGGCACTCGGCGCGGCCGTGGCCCTGGCGGTGCTCGGCGCGGTCGGCTACGTCGCCAACCAGGAGCAGACCCGGGCCACGCTGGACGGCCTGCACCTGCTGATGACGCTCGCCCCGGGGCTGGCCGGGCTGCTCGCCGTGGTGTTCCTCGCGCGCTACCCGCTGTCGGAGCAGCGCCACGCCGAGATCGTCGCCGAGCTGCGGGAGGCGGCCGCGTGA
- a CDS encoding cobalamin-binding protein: protein MLWESAGMRIVSLLPAATDIVASLGALGQLVGRTHECDWPPGELDHIPVVTRTGLAHGLASREINAAVAGAHRGSGIYDLDHEAIEALRPDLILTQDLCDVCAVSYRTVNEAVRVMRLDTTVVSLQPATIEEVLTAVTTVGDLIGAAPAAARVVAGARRRLAALPGPDPAGPRVLFVEWLDPLMPGGHWVPEQIAYGGGRSLLTSAGEHSTPYPVETVVALDPDVILVGPCGFTPEQTRAELAGLAAVPGWESVAAVRSDRVYVVDGPAFFNRPGPRVVDGAELVAELLAR from the coding sequence GTGCTCTGGGAGAGTGCCGGTATGCGGATCGTGTCGTTGCTGCCTGCCGCCACTGACATCGTCGCCTCGCTGGGCGCGCTCGGCCAGCTCGTGGGACGGACCCACGAGTGCGACTGGCCGCCCGGGGAACTGGACCACATTCCGGTCGTGACCCGGACCGGGTTGGCGCACGGCCTGGCCAGCCGGGAGATCAACGCGGCCGTGGCGGGCGCGCACCGGGGCTCGGGCATCTACGACCTCGACCATGAGGCGATCGAGGCGCTGCGGCCGGACCTGATCCTCACCCAGGACCTGTGCGACGTGTGCGCGGTGTCGTACCGGACGGTCAACGAGGCGGTGCGGGTCATGCGGCTGGACACGACGGTGGTGTCGTTGCAGCCCGCGACGATCGAGGAGGTGCTGACGGCGGTCACGACCGTGGGCGACCTGATCGGCGCGGCTCCTGCGGCGGCGCGGGTGGTGGCCGGGGCGCGGCGGCGGCTGGCGGCGCTGCCGGGCCCGGATCCGGCGGGGCCGCGGGTGCTGTTCGTCGAATGGCTGGACCCGCTGATGCCGGGCGGCCACTGGGTCCCGGAGCAGATCGCGTACGGCGGCGGGCGCTCGCTGCTGACGTCGGCGGGCGAGCACAGCACGCCGTACCCGGTGGAGACGGTGGTGGCGCTGGACCCGGACGTGATCCTGGTGGGACCGTGCGGGTTCACGCCGGAGCAGACGCGCGCCGAGCTGGCGGGGCTGGCGGCGGTGCCGGGCTGGGAGTCGGTCGCGGCGGTGCGATCGGACCGGGTGTACGTGGTGGACGGCCCGGCCTTCTTCAACCGGCCCGGACCACGGGTGGTCGACGGCGCGGAGCTCGTCGCCGAGCTGCTGGCGCGGTGA
- a CDS encoding DUF1295 domain-containing protein → MMWQNLLFSALAALAVVLVAFAVGASRDLHRVVDVAWGLGFAAIAVTTYVLSAGHGDPVRRGLVTALTVIWGVRLAAHIAWRGRGHGEDPRYEKLLSRATGSRTWYALRMVYLLQAAVMLFISLPVQFAQYDAAPPDWWLAPGVALWAVGLFFEAVGDAQLVRFTADPANRGKVLDTGLWRYTRHPNYFGDTCVWWGLWLLAAAGGWAGAATVLSPLLMTWLLVARTGKPLLEAGLVRRRPGYGAYIDRTSGFIPLPPRRR, encoded by the coding sequence ATGATGTGGCAGAACCTGCTGTTCAGCGCGCTGGCCGCGCTCGCGGTGGTGCTGGTGGCGTTCGCCGTGGGCGCGTCGCGCGACCTGCACCGGGTGGTGGACGTCGCGTGGGGCCTGGGCTTCGCGGCGATCGCGGTCACCACGTACGTCCTGTCGGCCGGGCACGGCGATCCGGTGCGGCGCGGGCTGGTCACGGCGCTGACGGTGATCTGGGGCGTACGGCTCGCCGCGCACATCGCGTGGCGCGGCCGCGGTCACGGCGAGGACCCGCGCTACGAGAAGCTGCTGTCCCGCGCCACCGGCAGCCGCACCTGGTACGCGCTGCGGATGGTGTACCTGCTCCAGGCCGCGGTGATGCTGTTCATCTCGCTGCCGGTGCAGTTCGCGCAGTACGACGCCGCCCCGCCGGACTGGTGGCTGGCGCCCGGGGTGGCGCTGTGGGCGGTCGGCCTGTTCTTCGAGGCGGTCGGCGACGCGCAGCTGGTCCGGTTCACCGCCGACCCGGCGAACCGGGGGAAGGTGCTGGACACGGGCCTGTGGCGCTACACCCGGCACCCGAACTACTTCGGCGACACGTGCGTGTGGTGGGGGCTGTGGCTGCTGGCGGCGGCGGGCGGCTGGGCCGGGGCGGCCACGGTGCTGTCGCCGCTGCTGATGACATGGCTGCTGGTCGCCCGGACGGGCAAGCCGCTGCTGGAGGCGGGCCTGGTCCGCCGCCGCCCCGGCTACGGCGCCTACATCGACCGCACCAGCGGCTTCATCCCGCTCCCGCCCCGCCGCCGGTGA
- a CDS encoding GNAT family N-acetyltransferase produces MRLEQVTPENYEAALALSVRPDQQDLVSPVVKSLAEAYVFPDHAWPRLIFEGDRLVGFLMAFFDFRWGGNPDDLRSGLWRLNIAADTQGRGYGRFAVEAVADEIRARGGSRMFVSWEPREGGPEQFYLKLGFRPTGEQSGGQTVGVLEL; encoded by the coding sequence ATGCGACTGGAGCAGGTCACCCCGGAGAACTACGAGGCGGCGCTCGCGCTGTCGGTCCGCCCCGATCAGCAGGACCTGGTCTCGCCGGTGGTCAAGTCGCTGGCCGAGGCGTACGTCTTCCCCGACCACGCCTGGCCGCGGCTGATCTTCGAGGGCGACCGGCTGGTCGGCTTCCTGATGGCCTTCTTCGACTTCCGCTGGGGCGGCAACCCCGACGACCTGCGCTCCGGCCTCTGGCGGCTGAACATCGCGGCCGACACGCAGGGACGCGGCTACGGCCGGTTCGCCGTCGAGGCCGTCGCGGACGAGATCCGCGCTCGCGGCGGCAGCCGGATGTTCGTCAGCTGGGAACCTCGTGAGGGCGGCCCGGAGCAGTTCTACCTGAAGCTGGGCTTCCGGCCGACCGGCGAGCAGAGCGGCGGCCAGACCGTGGGCGTCCTGGAGCTCTGA
- a CDS encoding HNH endonuclease family protein, giving the protein MVRTLKAAVAVAAAVVAVVAASASPAHATPPNIPSYSTAVSRLAGLTVAAESHGSTYNRDLFPHWITISGACNTREQVLKRDGSGVVVNSSCAPTSGSWYSPYDGATWTNSADVDIDHMVPLAEAWASGAWAWTTAQRQTYANDLGGPELWAVTDNVNQSKSDKDPAEWQPSLASFRCTYARAWIQVKYYYNLTVDSAEKSALNSMLATC; this is encoded by the coding sequence GTGGTCCGCACCCTCAAGGCGGCCGTCGCCGTGGCGGCCGCCGTGGTCGCCGTGGTCGCCGCCTCGGCCAGCCCCGCGCACGCCACCCCGCCGAACATCCCGTCGTACAGCACCGCGGTGAGCCGCCTGGCCGGCCTCACCGTCGCCGCCGAGTCGCACGGCTCGACCTACAACCGGGACCTGTTCCCGCACTGGATCACCATCAGCGGTGCCTGCAACACCCGCGAGCAGGTCCTCAAGCGCGACGGTTCCGGCGTCGTGGTGAACAGCAGCTGTGCCCCGACCTCCGGCTCCTGGTACAGCCCGTACGACGGCGCGACCTGGACCAACTCCGCCGACGTCGACATCGACCACATGGTGCCGCTGGCCGAGGCGTGGGCCTCGGGCGCATGGGCGTGGACCACGGCGCAGCGCCAGACGTACGCCAACGACCTGGGCGGTCCCGAGCTGTGGGCGGTCACCGACAACGTGAACCAGTCCAAGAGCGACAAGGACCCGGCCGAGTGGCAGCCGTCGCTGGCGTCGTTCCGCTGCACGTACGCCCGCGCCTGGATCCAGGTGAAGTACTACTACAACCTGACCGTCGACAGCGCCGAGAAGTCGGCCCTGAACAGCATGCTCGCCACCTGCTGA